AGTTTGTGGAGCCTGTTGGTGTCGATCACCCTCTGTCtgatttcccagcatgcagcagcaTAGAGCAGGGGGCCACAACCTTTTTGACATGGACCGCCATTTTGAAATTTTGTTCTCAGCCAGTGTGCCATTATCAACTGTAATGCAAGTGATTAACTAAAGAGTAAATTATTATTCCACTCTTACAGAGCACATCCAAACAAATGGTTCCTGTTATTAACCTAAACTGCTTTCATCAACACTGAATATTCCCATTGTTCTGCAGTATCAGCGCACATTCAGCTGTCAAGACATCCATaagacagcagtgtgtgtaaTTATGTGTGTATAGTGTGTATATATGTGAGCAGTAAGTATATTTATTAATAAAGTGATATTTTATATTGACTGTCGGACTGATCTCTGTTGAGTTCGGCTGTCAGAAACGTGCGCCTCATTTTCAATCACTGCTTGTCGGTTCGACCAATGAGAGAGCGAGTCGTCACAGCGCTGCCCCAATAGGAGCGCGCGTTGTTGATGACGTCAGTGGTATAAAAGCTCGGTGCCTCCCTGTCGCCGCTTGTCCGTGGCGGATGGAGGAGACGCGGGAAGCGGGGAGACATTTTTATTGACTTGACTCCTGTTTTCCTCTCCCGcgctctgcctctcctctcgGGGTGTTATTCTCCTCgcggccagcaggaggcggtgGTTCCCCGCTGCCCGCCCCCCCGGCTCCCTCCCGGCCCCCTCGCTGGTTCCTCCGCCCGGCTGACGGTGCTCTCGTGCCTCCGTCCGCCGCCGACATGCCGGAGTACCTGGACGACCCGTCCGTGCTGACCAAGGAGCGGCTGAAGAGCGAGCTGCTGGCCCACAACGTGGAGCTGCCGGCCGGGAACCCCACCAAGGACGTGTACGTGCAGCTGTACCTGAAGAACCTGACGGCCCAGAACCAGCTGCGGGTCCCGGCCGCCGCTCTGGACGCCTTCTCCAGCGACGAGGAGCTGCCGCCGCCCGTGGTGTCCGGCCGGAGCCGCTCCTCCGGCAGGGTGAGTccgggaggggggcggggtgggggggggggggctgatcgCTGGGTCAGTTCCACAAGTTAAGATTAAACCCTAACCTGAAAAGTTGtccaaatgttttaaaatcCCAGTTAATACTGGAAGTGGTGCAGGGAGAAGGTCCAGATGTGCTGTAACTCTGCTGAATTCCTCTCAGAAgttctgtgttttgtcttttccctCTAAAACTCGTGCCAGACTCTCCTGAATGACTCCACTCTGTTCCAAGCAGGAACTAGCTTCAGGTTTTCAGCCTTTCTGTCCTGCTGTGTCTCGCATTAAAACTCCTCTCCTCAGTAATGGTCTGTGGAATCCTCTCCTCTGGTACTGTGGAATGAGGACCGTGGCTCCAGCCTGCATTAACGCTGCTTCCTTTGTTTTTCACTCCTGATCAAAGTGTTTAAAGGACCTGTGGGCCGGCGTTGGTCCGCGGACCTGATCATCAGGAGGAGGTAGCTCGTTAAGACTGAACTCCTCCACACTCCTCATTCAGGCACAGAACCTGGAATCTGTATTATTTGACACGATCGCTGAGAAACGAGCAAGAGCAGAGTTTAGAAAGACCTCAGGCGCAGCTGCTGTAAAGAGGGgccgagagaaagagcactggtAGCTCTGAGAACAGAGTGTCTTCCCGCCTGGCTGGGATGTGTGTCAGgagtgtgtaaacacacacacacgcccctcTGTGGGTGTGGACTCTGATCATTCCGTGGACTGGGAGGATAACGGGCAGCGGCTCAaggctgtgagtgtgtttgactcTTGAAGCCAGCATGAGCTTGGTGAACCCCTCACTCCCTCTGAATGCAACCAGTCCACAGTTCTCACATCGAGATTACAGATCAATGTCATGAGACCAAAGCTCTGAAATCTGTTCTGGTTTATCCAGAGAGGCTGCTTGATTTTTACCCACAGCTCAGCTTTTAATCTGCTGTTTGGCTTCTCGGCTCCTCAGCCTGCAAATGGAATACTGGAGGTGAGCCCGGGCTCCTGGGACCTGGACTGGGGCTCTTGGGGGATCTGGAGGTCCGGCTCTGGGATCTTTGGTTACAGAAATGGTTTTCCAGCTTGTGTGAGCAGCTGAAGATTCAGTGTTGGACGTGGTGGTCTGAGTGTGACCTTTGACACCAGAGGTCGAGGCTGAAATCTGATTCCAGCCTCTTCAGCTTCACCCTGGAGCAGTACAGTCGTCCCTGGAGCAGTACAGTCGTCCCTGGAGCAGTACAGTCGTCCCTGGAGCAGTACAGTCGTCCCTGGAGCGTCAAACCTCCAGCTGCCGCTCtgctcctgaggactggaggtGAGCCGAGCGTCTCTGCGGAGGCGGTCTCTCAGCATTCCTCAGCAGCTTTAATGGCGATTCCCCGCCAGACACAGACGTCCCGCATTCCTGTCAGCCTCACATCCTCACCTGTCCATGTGGACAGGTGGATCCGGCTCGCTCCAGCTGTCAGGGGTCATGTGTTGTTGAGGACAGCGTCCTGAGATCTGCCATGATCCAGTGTTTACACCATCTGAGTCCAGTCCGTCGGTCCTCGGTGGTCCTGGACCCCAAGGCAGAGCCGAGTCCATGATCAGAACATGTGTGGAACCCTGTAagaacatgagagagagagagagagagagagagagagagcccgtTTCCCTGATGAACACGTCACTGTTTCTAAAAGGATATCGTGGGATTATTGTTATTGGGAAATGAGAATGTTTTCATCATGTCACACACCCAtagttcaggtgtgtgtgtgtgtagcaggtCTGAACTTGTTCTGGacgctgaatgaatgaatgaatgtgaacaAACGGACGTGGCGTGTGAAGCTGATGGTCCatcctgaagccccgcccagcGGCTGTTTGTTTGAGGTGTCAGCAGAGCGGCGTGACTGAAGCCGGACTCCTCAGGCTGAACATTCAGAACTCGCTCACTTCTCGTTTTCTCACTCGGATCggtttttttcagtcatttcttcaGTTGGAAATAAAGAAGTGAAACTGTGAAGCAGGCAGCGCCTCTGCGTGGAGCAGTGTGTCTGCCGAGAGGTCCGAACAGTCCCGCCCTCCGGGGGGGGCTCTGCTCTAAAACACACTACGCGCTCCGGAGGGGGGCTGGCTAACTACACCCTGCAGTAGTACCAGCCAGTTCCACTAGGGGGTGTCCACAGTCGCTTAGCTATGGTGGGttgtcccccccccaccccccaccccccgcggTGCGGTGTACTGCTGTTCTAAAGGTGTGTTGTTGGCTCAGCGTCAGTCTCTTCATTGAGGAAATGCTTTCTTGCTGGAGGAATGTGTGTGCTCAGTGCttccgcgtgtgtgtgtgtgtgtagtgtgtgtagAGACGTGCGGTGGATCACTGCTGTTGATCCACCGCTGCAGTGGATTGGCTGCAGGTGGCTCATTCCTGACATTCTTCATGTGATCAGCTCATTCCTCCTGCTTCCCTCCAGCCTGCAGTCAGTGTGGTTCCTCTGGTCCGCCCCGGGGTCCGCCCCGGGGTCCGCCCCGGGGTCCGCCCCGGGGTCCGCCCCGGGTTCTGCCCCGGGTTCTGCCCCGGGTTCTGCCCCGGGTTCTGCCCCGGGTTCTGCCCCGGGGTCCGCCCCGGGTTCTGCCCCGGGGTCCGCCCCGGGTTCCGCCCCGGGGTCCGCCCCGGGTTCTGCCCCGGGTTCTCCGTTGCCACGGAGCCAGGCAGCCTCAGGTTCTCCCAGGGGTTGTGTCTGGGCTCTGCTCCTGGAAAGAGTGACGCGTTGGCGGCCGGTTCTCTGCAGAGCCCTGAGCTCGGGGAGCAGCTCTGGCTCCACAGTCCGGGGCGTGGCTTCTCTTccccttttcttcctcctgcgTTCCtgctccggccgccgccgccgccgctgcgatTACGAAACGGGCTGGAAGCCGCCCAGACGAACCCCGCCGAGGCCGCCGGAGCCAGTCGGCTCTCCTGACCCGACGCCGCGGCTCCGTCCCGGTTCTGCACggctctgctgtcctctgtggTTCCTGTCCTGCCCCCTCCCACCACTAGTGGGGGCTGCAGCAAGAGTGTGACGCCACAGCTCATCACAGGGCGCCGGATAGACTCACTGTACATGTCGGTTAGCGGTGGCCCAGTCCCTGCAGAGACAGGACAGGAGGTGGGACAAGTTGACCTCCGGTCCATGACGGGACGTCCTGATGTCCAGCCAGAGACGCTCTCTTCCAGCCGGTCTGAGCTGCTCGTCTCCACGGCTGtagaatgtgtgagtgaataaTCCAGGTTCGTCCTTCAGCAgcatctgacctttgacctctgtctgGGTGAGGATGATGGACTTGTATGGCTTTTTATTGAGCTGATTGAAAAGCCAGTGTCTCTTCTagtaactagaatttggcactcagagcgcagacctccgccacaggtcaactcagtcaccaacaacaagaaGAACACCAGATGTAATAAAActacattgtgatcggggggggggggggggggggggtgatcaGAGCCGGGCctcccaaccatgtgaaagactccctatctctcaatgataaagaatcctttaaaaaaactcctgggtccagacagtgatccggatcatcaccaaaatgtaatggattctaagttagcccaaaaCCCACCTTTCTACagagtttcattgcaatccatcctttactttttccataatgttgctaacaaaccaaccaaccaacaaaccaacgtgattccataacctccgaGGCGGAGGTCATAATGTGAAGAACACCCACAGCCTGGCTACATACACATGgcttcagacacaaacacagggagaacatgcagacccaAAGGGAAGACGggctgaagctgctctgagctgaacAAAGTTTAATAATCACTAATGAAGAGATGAAACCTTATTGTGTTaacattagcatgtagcattgccctgcaggactctggggctagcagttagcatgtagcattgcaTGGCGTGTGAGTCGTGTGACTCCGTCCTCCTGGTCTCACTGAGCAGTTGGTTATGGTCGGAGTTTccctccggggggggggggggttcctccTGGATGAAAGAtggcggctgcagcaggatgtGAGCGCCGTGTTCGCACAGCGCCTCTTTCATTAGTCTTTCATTGGACCGGCTGCTGGCTGTAATTTCCTGCAGGCTGAGTTTGGGCCATCTGTGGCACGCTCAGTGTTTACTATGAAGAAAGGCCTGCGGCGGGGgctcagccccgcccctccctctctggaGTTGTCTCGGGGAAATGAAAGGCGGTGTTTGTCTcatctgcagcgtctccaggcTGACCTGCAGTGAGTGAGGTGAAACCTGAAAAACCCGTCTGTAACGGTCGCAGCTCGCCTCGTCATTCCTCTGTTTACTCGCCGAGTGGCGGGACGCGGTACACCACGGCACGAGGACGCTCACAGCCGCAcatctgtcccacagtcctgaaGACGGGAGTCTTCCTGTCGGGCACGGCTGTCTCCTCAGCGATGGCCGCTGCTTGCGTTCCTCATGTTGAGCTGATCAATTGATCAGGTCTGACCCCGGTCTGACCCCCACCTGACCCCGGTCTGACCCCCACTGCCACTGTCCTTCACAGAAAGCCACCAGGAAGACGGACAAGCCGGCGGCGGAGCAGCTGGACGTCACCGTGCTGACCGACGAGGGCCTGAGggaccagctgctccagctgggggCCGACGTGGGGCCGGTGGTgggtgagtacacacacacacacacacacacacacacacacacaggtgctcCTGTTCACAGGTTTGCTGATTAACCCTCTGAGAACcaccagggtcaaaggtcagggtgAATGTGAACTCTTCAGCCTCGGCTGttgctgattggctgcttcctgcttcgtcctcggtctctctctcttcctggaCCCAGTCCAGCCTCCTGTGGTTAATTCCCGGGTGTCTGGACGGGTCCTGAACGGTTGAAGTGGTCCAGCTAGTCCTCCAGAGGGGACGGACTGGCTCAGGGTTCCTCAGGGTCCCGCTGCTGGGCCTGAGGTGGAGGGAGAACACTGGATGTAGGAACCAGGAcggggtgtgagtgtgtgcagtgtgaggCTGCTTCAGAGTCGGCAGGAAGACGTTCCGAtgccattttttgcctcccgatacTGATCTCGATATTTTTACTGTGGGTATCGGCCAGTACCGATCCGATACCCTTATAAAACACCATCGCTGCATCGCTGTGGTGAGGCCTGGTCAGGTTACaccctctaaaacatgaatcaacaCAGCAAACTCAAGCCATTTACTTTTAAATACAACAGttataaaaaaacagcagtgcaattgaactaaatcaatcttggaataattattttcagaaacctgaagtgcagccccaatatttctaaattaaagggaatttaaatagaacaatgtAAAACAGTAGTGCAACCACAACTTAAATACATCTAGGACTATATGCAGTcgaatttaaaaaattaaagtgcagacacaatattgtaaaaagaaggcatttagataaaacagtataaataacagtagtgcaacagtaacttaataaacaaatctagattttttttttcattacagtGCAAACAGgacatttaaatagaacagtaaaaaaaaagaaatggttcaacagcaacttcaaagatttctttccaaaatgttctggtccaaaaccaacctatgaagttacgttcaaaaaataaaactccaaacagcagaagctgctctctAAACAAAGAAATAGGCTTCTTTAACGGGCGCTGTACGTCTGCCACCTGATCCAgtcttcctgtgttttgttccttatgtctctctttctgtcttcgtcttcctcctgacgTTTTTATCGAGGTGAATTGTAGCTTCACATGAGCACCCACGAAATGTTGTTGTACCCCCCTGTGCCATGACCATGAAATGTATTCTATTCTGAAGCTGCAAAGAGCTGTCGGAGCCaacgaccagcaggtggcggtagtgcagccAACGGGATGCAGGCTGCCttaaaacattacagaagaagTGTCGACGTGACGGAGCTAACCCGTGAATTGCTAATTTAATAAATGACGTCTCGGATCGGggcctggactccaggactccaggactcgccgACACCGATGCAGCATTTTCCGCAGTATCGGCGCCATTTCCGACCCTGGTATCAGAAACCGGAATAACTGGAGTTCTAATGGAACCCTGAGAGTTCCATCCAGTCCCGGCTGAACAGGAACACCCCACCTGGACGAGATCAGGGTCAAACCTGGATGGAGGGAGGTCAGCTGAGCTGAGCTACACTGAAGcacgctgtgtgtgttgtgtgtgtgtgtgtgtgtaatggaaCTCATGTGGTGTGTGAAGGAATGTGAGGGAGTGTTTCCTCCTGGAGGAGTGTTTctaacatgaacacacactgaactggaACATGCTGAATCCTCCTCACTGGTCAGGGACCAGCCTGTGGAGGCTGACTGATCGTCCTGGTCCGCTCTGGACCAGTGGACGGACGTGAAGGGGTGTGTGTCAGGAGGGACATCGGGGGGCAGCGCCGTCCCCCGGAGGGACCCCGTCTCGGTGTCTCACAGTGTCCTCTCcgctccagcctccaccaggaAGCTGTatgagaagaagctgcagaggcTCCTGGACCAGGGGCCCTCGGAGACCCCTCCGGTCCCTCCGCTGGTcctcacagacctgcagctCAACCACAACGGGGACGCCCAGTCGGACCCCTACAGCGACAAGGAGGACGGTGAGGACCCGGTCCAGCTGTCCACCAGGGTCTCTGTCTGAGGACAGTATTTGACTCTGAGTCTGGATCTGACAGAGGCCACACCAGAACCTGAACCCGAGCCTGAGCCTGAGGAagagccagaaccagagccagaaccagagccagaaccagaaccagagccagtcCCCGTGGTGGAGAGAACCGTGAGGAGTCGAGGAAAGACCCCCGTCACCACCCGGACCCGGAGCAGCCAGCACCACCCGGTGAGactgtctgcgtgtgtgtgcgcgtgtttttctatccttgtggggtccaaatgtccccacaaggataggaaaacctgtcctaatgaggggaaactgttttcttgaccatgttgttgttactgaaaaaagtcaaaggtcaaaaaccTTTCTTTAGGGTCAGGGtgaggggctaggaaatgcattatgtcaatgagtgtcctcacaaggataggtccgtccgtctgtccgtctgtctgtctgagatGGTCAGTCAGTCCTCACCATGGGTCCAGGTCTTCCTGGTCCTGAAGTCTCTCCAGCCGTCACCTCAGGGTTTTACGTGGCCGCTGAGCACAGCCTGTCAGCAGGAATAATCAGTCAGGGCTCCTCTGAAGACCTGGACGTTCCTGGCCTCAGTgaaggagctgtgtgtgtgtgtgtgtgtgtgtgtgtgtgtgcgctccagcagctggacctcATCAGCCCTGGCCTCTTCCTCAGGAAGTGTTTGAGTCTCGGTGCAGCAGTCACACCCAGCTCCAACCAGCAGCACATGAGCAGGATTAGCTGCTGCCATGCACAGGCTGGAGGATCCTCCgcctgcccccaccccccacccctctgccccccaccctcccctcccctccctgcctCCGCCCCGatagctgctgctgtgatcacaaaacgctcctcctcctcctcctcctcctcctcctcctcctcctcctcctcctcctcctcctcctcctccgtcagcaggTTAAACCTGGGAATCTGTCCTCTCTCTGAgctcacagcgccccctgctgctcagTCTCTCCTGTGACTCCCGTCACCTCAGATCATCAGGTGTGTTCAGGCTGCTCTGGTCTCCACGGTAACGACTTCGAGGCGTTCAGGGCCCTGGCTGCTTCCCCACACGGTGAACAGTTAGAGCCTGACCAGcaggctgctcctcctgctgcggTGTCTGTGGTGCAGCGGGCGGTGCAGCGGGCGGTGCAGTGGGCGGTGCAGCGGCAGGACTCCCCTCCACCTTCTGTTTGActcctcagctccagcaggacgcCGTGAGGCTGCGTCCTGTCAGAACCAGCAGGGAACCTCCACCCACACCCGTCGCCCTGCTCAACACCGCCCTGCTGGAGGTCAGCTTCGTCTGTTCATCCCACTGGGGGTGTGGTGTAGAATGTCCCAGTTTTGTCCATAGGAGGCGCTGTCACACTGAAGGAGTGCTGACAGAAGTGAAGCATTTCTCACATTAAAATGGAAATTGAAATttacaatgtcaaaataaaaccacCCTGTCAGGACAGGATCAGGATCATTTGATACCGAAATCTGATCAGTCAGGTCCTGTGAGACCAGACTCATCAGGACCTTCCTTATACTTCCCCAGTCTGACCACCAGATGTCAGTGTGTGACACCAGACAACTGCAGGAAGTgacgggaaagaaaaaaacctgtgaagtgatgaaaagtgctgcagggagcaggaaCTCAGAAAGTCTGGTTCACTGGATGGAGTGTTTAGTCTGGACGAAGAGAgctgtgcgcgtgcgtgcgtgcgtgcgtgcgtgcgtgcgtgcgtgcgtgcgtgcgtgcgtgcgtgcgtgcgtgcgtgtgtgtgtatgtcaaatgtccccacaaggatagcaaaacgtggaacgacgtgccttgtggggacctttttccggtcctaagtaggagaaacagtgttttcttgaccatgttgttgttactgaaaaaagtaaaagtgcaaaaacatttctttagggttaggctttgttgtggtgtgggttagggttagggtaagggtcagggttaggggctagacatgaatgggagtcaatggaaggtccccacaaggattgaaatacgagactgcgtgtgtgtgtgttcacagctcAGGAATGTGTTTCTCAGAGCCCGTCCTCAGGATCTGCTGCACTGGAACCATCTCCCTTCACTGAGGCTCAGTGAGGGTCTCGGGTTCAGGGTCTCTGCTTTGTTTCCTTTTCCTTCATCTTGTGTTTTCTGGTTTGTCAGGAAcctgagcagagaggaggcgcaGCTCTGAGACCAGCTCACCCCGTAAGAATCGGTCTGGTCCTGGACCCCTCTGTCCAGTCCAGACCTCCAAATACTGACTGTTCTGACTGATCACACACTccagctacatgctaatgctaacctccagtcctgcagggaagctaaatgctaatgatAACCTTCACGGTCCTGCAGGGATGCTAAATGCTtatgctaacctccagagtcctgcaaggaagctaaatgctaatgctaacctcCAAAGTCCAGCAGAGAAGCTACAtgctaatgttttttttttttttttttttttctcttttctacatgctaatgctaacttcCACAGTCCAACAAggaagctaaatgctaatgtcCGGAGTCCTGCAGGAATGCTTAATGCTAACATCCCCAGTCCAGCAGGGAAGCTAATTGCTAACCTCAAGAGTACACTAGAGAAGCTAAGTGCTAATGGTAAGCTTAATGCTAACAGTAACTTTGAGGGTTGAGCAGGGAAGCTatgtgctaatgctaacctccagagtccagcagggcAGCTACATGCCAATGCTAgcctccagagtcctgcagggaagccacatgctaatgctagcctccagagtcctgcagggaagctacatgctaatgctagcctccagagtcctgcagggaagctacatgctaatgctaacctccagagtcctgcagggaAGCtaagtgctaatgctaacctccagagtccagcagggcagctacatgctaatgctagcctCCAGAGCGGTGGTCTTTCAGAGTCGATCGGAGCTGATGGAGGGTCAGAGTCTAGTTTCCCTTCAGGGATCTC
The sequence above is drawn from the Salarias fasciatus chromosome 17, fSalaFa1.1, whole genome shotgun sequence genome and encodes:
- the tmpoa gene encoding thymopoietin a isoform X2, whose translation is MPEYLDDPSVLTKERLKSELLAHNVELPAGNPTKDVYVQLYLKNLTAQNQLRVPAAALDAFSSDEELPPPVVSGRSRSSGRKATRKTDKPAAEQLDVTVLTDEGLRDQLLQLGADVGPVVASTRKLYEKKLQRLLDQGPSETPPVPPLVLTDLQLNHNGDAQSDPYSDKEDEATPEPEPEPEPEEEPEPEPEPEPEPEPEPVPVVERTVRSRGKTPVTTRTRSSQHHPVEKIAAREQVPQVEEKDVLKELFSNDFNSPTGISATCRRPIRGAAGRPVTPGDLWKDESRLFSPLSTKRSSFSYTESPAAPPASFSASSRLLGAAAPPPASSRPARPPAAAAAASLWKKLLLLALLAAFLFLVYQAMEADSSTPFQVEVEAEPGEQGGAGSSA
- the tmpoa gene encoding thymopoietin a isoform X1 is translated as MPEYLDDPSVLTKERLKSELLAHNVELPAGNPTKDVYVQLYLKNLTAQNQLRVPAAALDAFSSDEELPPPVVSGRSRSSGRKATRKTDKPAAEQLDVTVLTDEGLRDQLLQLGADVGPVVASTRKLYEKKLQRLLDQGPSETPPVPPLVLTDLQLNHNGDAQSDPYSDKEDEATPEPEPEPEPEEEPEPEPEPEPEPEPEPVPVVERTVRSRGKTPVTTRTRSSQHHPEPEQRGGAALRPAHPVEKIAAREQVPQVEEKDVLKELFSNDFNSPTGISATCRRPIRGAAGRPVTPGDLWKDESRLFSPLSTKRSSFSYTESPAAPPASFSASSRLLGAAAPPPASSRPARPPAAAAAASLWKKLLLLALLAAFLFLVYQAMEADSSTPFQVEVEAEPGEQGGAGSSA